One stretch of Podospora bellae-mahoneyi strain CBS 112042 chromosome 2, whole genome shotgun sequence DNA includes these proteins:
- the VAC8 gene encoding Vacuolar protein 8 (COG:U; BUSCO:EOG09261JUE; EggNog:ENOG503NU9V): protein MGVCNSTCCGGKSRDGLYDNVLADNEREAVADLLHYLENRGETDFFSGEPLRALSTLVFSDNIDLQRSASLTFAEITERDVRAVDRDTLGPILFLLENSDIEVQRAASAALGNLAVNSDNKVLIVQLGGLQPLIRQMMSPNVEVQCNAVGCITNLATHEDNKAKIARSGALGPLTRLAKSKDMRVQRNATGALLNMTHSDENRQQLVNAGAIPVLVQLLSSADVDVQYYCTTALSNIAVDAANRRKLAQSETRLVQSLVHLMDSSSPKVQCQAALALRNLASDEKYQLEIVRTNGLGALLRLLQSSYLPLILSAVACIRNISIHPSNESPIIEAGFLKPLVELLGSTDNEEIQCHAISTLRNLAASSDRNKSLVLEAGAVQKCKQLVLEVPVTVQSEMTAAIAVLALSDELKTHLLELGVFEVLIPLTKSPSIEVQGNSAAALGNLSSKVGDYSIFIQSWTDPCDGIHGYLSMFLASGDATFQHIAIWTLLQLVESEDKKLIGLIGKSTDIMEMMKQIANRQVESDNELEDDDEGEVVSLAQRCLELLGQGASKSHIEG, encoded by the exons ATGGGTGTCTGTAATTCTACTTGCTGTGGAG GCAAATCCCGCGATGGGCTATACGACAATGTCCTCGCCGACAACGAAAGGGAGGCCGTAGCCGACCTTCTTCATTACCTTGAAAAC CGTGGAGAGACCGATTTCTTCTCCGGTGAACCTCTTCGAGCTCTGAGCACACTCGTCTTCTCAGACAACATCGACCTGCAACGAAGCGCGAGTTTGACATTCGCCGAGATCACAGAACGAG ACGTACGAGCCGTCGACCGCGACACCCTCGGGCCTATTCTCTTCCTTCTGGAGAACTCGGACATCGAGGTACAACGAGCGGCTAGTGCCGCGCTGGGAAATCTTGCCGTCAACT CGGATAACAAGGTTCTGATTGTTCAGCTTGGTGGTCTCCAACCCCTTATCCGGCAAATGATGTCGCCAAACGTCGAGGTTCAGTGCAACGCCGTCGGGTGTATCACCAATTTGGCTACCCATGAGGATaacaaggccaagatcgCACGGTCTGGTGCCCTTGGTCCATTGACACGCCTCGCCAAATCGAAGGATATGAGGGTACAGAGGAATGCCACCGGGGCTTTGCTCAATATGACACATTCCG ACGAAAACCGACAACAACTAGTGAATGCTGGTGCCATCCCCGTCCTCGTCCAGCTTCTTTCCTCGGCCGACGTGGACGTCCAATATTATTGCACGACAGCCTTGAGCAATATTGCTGTCGATGCTGCCAACAGGCGGAAGTTGGCGCAGTCCGAGACCAGGCTTGTGCAGTCCTTGGTACACTTAATGGATTCATCATCGCCAAAGGTACAATGCCAAGCCGCCCTGGCACTTCGAAATCTCGCCTCGGACGAAAAGTACCAGCTCGAAATCGTCCGCACCAACGGTCTTGGGGCTCTCCTCCGTCTACTTCAATCTTCTTACCTGCCTTTAATCTTGTCCGCAGTCGCATGCATACGCAATATCTCCATCCATCCTTCAAACGAGTCGCCAATCATCGAAGCCGGATTTCTCAAGCCACTGGTTGAGCTCCTCGGTTCTACTGATAACGAGGAGATCCAGTGCCATGCGATCTCAACGCTTCGAAATCTTGCCGCAAGCTCTGACCGTAACAAGTCGCTCGTGCTCGAGGCGGGCGCCGTACAGAAGTGCAAGCAGCTTGTACTCGAGGTTCCTGTAACGGTTCAATCCGAGATGACGGCTGCTATTGCTGTTCTCGCCCTGAGTGACGAGCTCAAGACACATCTGCTGGAGCTTGGCGTCTTTGAGGTTTTGATTCCACTCACGAAGTCACCCAGCATTGAGGTTCAAGGAAACAGTGCTGCCGCCCTGGGCAACCTGTCATCCAAAG TCGGCGATTATTCGATATTCATCCAGAGCTGGACAGATCCTTGCGACGGCATTCACGGCTACCTCAGCATGTTTCTCGCCAGCGGAGATGCCACCTTTCAGCACATCGCGATCTGGACGCTGCTTCAGCTTGTTGAATCCGAGGATAAGAAGCTTATTGGGCTCATTGGAAAGTCCACGGATATCATGGAAATGATGAAGCAGATTGCCAACCGACAGGTCGAGTCGGACAACGAGctcgaagacgacgatgaaggcgAGGTTGTCAGTCTCGCTCAGCGCTGCTTGGAGTTGTTGGGTCAGGGTGCGTCGAAGAGTCATATTGAGGGTTGA
- a CDS encoding hypothetical protein (EggNog:ENOG502WKMA; COG:U; MEROPS:MER0000597), giving the protein MSSLYRLRAITRPHNLSPHRPLNRLSLTQPHPFRHSPTSPAQPNLSPPQKSYSTTITSPENTQPQHQHRQQNNHHDQNQQSQNEPTPPSPPLHPLRLLLSYLKLLALAHLIWNNLLSLAPAQGPSMLATYPITGTWHLTSRLSRLGRNLSIGDIVTFTLPDRPSAIGVKRVIGLPGDYVLIGTPGPAADDALMLQVPEGHVYLVGDNLPASNDSRIFGPVPLGLIRGKVIASMEPSFTRGPFANFEWVRNPMKKTEPPTREEVLAARDLE; this is encoded by the exons ATGTCGAGTCTCTACCGGTTACGAGCCATTACCCGGCCACACAACCTCTCACCTCACAGACCACTCAACCGGCTCTCACTCACACAACCACACCCATTCAGAcactcacccacctcaccaGCACAGCCCAacctctcaccaccccaaaagTCTTACAGCACCACCATTACAAGTCCCGAAAatacccaaccccaacatcaacaccgccaGCAAAACAATCACCATGACCAAAACCAGCAGTCACAAAAcgaaccaacccccccctccccccccctccaccccctccgcctcctcctctcctacctcaaactccttgccCTCGCCCACCTAATCTggaacaacctcctctccctcgccccagCCCAAGGCCCCTCAATGCTAGCCACCTACCCCATCACAGGAACCTGGcacctcacctcccgccTCTCCCGCCTCGGCCGCAACCTCTCCATAGGCGACATAGTaaccttcaccctccccgaccGCCCATCCGCCATCGGCGTAAAGCGCGTCATCGGCCTCCCAGGCGACTACGTCCTCATCGGCACCCCCGGCCCAGCAGCAGACGACGCTCTCATGTTACAA GTCCCAGAAGGCCACGTCTACCTAGTAGGCGACAACCTCCCAGCCTCAAACGACTCCCGCATCTTCGGCCCCGTCCCCTTAGGCCTCATAAGAGGCAAGGTCATCGCCTCAATGGAACCCTCCTTCACAAGAGGCCCTTTTGCCAATTTCGAGTGGGTCAGGAACCCAATGAAAAAGACTGAGCCGCCTACTagagaggaggttttggcggcgagggactTGGAATGA
- a CDS encoding hypothetical protein (EggNog:ENOG503P5DX; COG:J) encodes MLLAVVAAADKMKGSPCVFSSAAAIRSVFLNNAAPIAGPAHLQRLLLPSLATPSRQRSFFGRASPETARFPVGTFRRSPTLDRREPKATDGRILNYNIRGNMVVIRTKDGTLSEPQDKIEVLRNLDLNKSALEQIAEPHSGRPFPICRIILQGDEQKKAYTQMKAEKKKLQNGVKIVTKEVEMNWAMAPHDLATKIRRLKGFLEKGYRVEVTMMHPKKKSKRKANDEEAKQVFGEVIKVLEEVPGTTEYKSRQGQVGKTQLLFLQGKIPKAQPAAAGMESSPETADESAGEEKEAESQERSDTAGS; translated from the exons ATGTTGCTAGCCGTGGTAGCTGCAG CCGACAAAATGAAGGGCTCACCGTGTGTTTTCAGCTCGGCCGCAGCCATCCGAAGCGTATTTCTCAACAATGCAGCCCCCATCGCCGGCCCCGCGCACCTTCAGCGACTTTTGTTGCCCTCATTAGCAACACCATCGCGGCAACGTTCCTTTTTCGGGCGAGCAAGCCCAGAAACCGCGAGATTCCCAGTTGGAACATTTCGAAGATCTCCCACCTTGGACAGAAGAGAGCCAAAAGCCACCGATGGCAGGATTCTAAACTACAACATCAGAGGCAATATGGTCGTCATCCGCACCAAAGATGGCACCCTCAGCGAACCCCAAGACAAGATCGAAGTCTTGCGGAATCTAGACTTGAACAAGAGCGCGCTCGAACAGATTGCAGAGCCGCATTCTGGCCGCCCGTTCCCCATTTGCAGGATTATTCTTCAAGGGgacgagcaaaagaaggcGTATACACAGatgaaggcggagaagaagaagctgcaGAATGGGGTCAAGATTGTCACaaaggaggttgagatgaaCTGGGCGATGGCGCCGCATGACTTGGCCACGAAGATTAGGAGGCTGAAGGGGTTCTTGGAGAAGGGGTATAGGGTTGAGGTTACGATGATGCatcccaagaagaagagcaagaggaaggcgaatgatgaggaggcgaagCAGGTTTTTGGTGAGGTGATTAaagtgctggaggaggtgcctGGGACGACAGAATACAAGTCGAGACAGGGGCAGGTTGGAAAGACGCAGTTGTTGTTTTTGCAGGGGAAGATTCCCAAGGCTCAACCTGCCGCTGCTGGGATGGAGAGCTCGCCAGAGACGGCTGATGAGAGTGctggggaagaaaaggaggctGAAAGTCAGGAAAGGTCGGATACTGCTGGAAGCTAA
- a CDS encoding hypothetical protein (EggNog:ENOG503NV2M; COG:J; BUSCO:EOG09262JZW) — protein sequence MATESNGAPAGAPAPQDAKTSSASAPAKTPAAAPAAAANPEKLTPAQLKAKAKAEKAARRAKVIETKAAVAAATPAKEAGKGKGKQDGQPPQSKQHRGSMSGRRPSIGGPLIEKEKDARSGIPECFSHVPMAKRLQLSQTHKDVDPAVLVAGQQMAAFAIKDSISRLEATLLAFKKVIESYETPKGNSLSRHLVPHVLNPQIEYLTECRPMCFAMGNAIRLLKTKINSFDINDPEDETKEELLEWIDTMINERIKLAEYLIARNAAGLIEEGEKVLTYGRHRLVEKTLLKAKEIGKTFDVTIIDDPYERGGQTLAKTLRQAGINVLYSPNLGGLRPKVAGATNVILGGEAIFANGSLNAASGTADVAMAGQNAGAKVTVLCETINFDRERVSVDALTYNEIDPERNTAECFRLLYDNTQDKYISGVVTEFESGGGNSPAQAILALLRMREDPQIA from the exons ATGGCCACCGAGAGCAACGGGGCTCCAGCTGGGGCTCCGGCCCCCCAGGACGCAAAGACATCGTCTGCCTCAGCACCCGCCAAAACCCCGGCTGCTGCCCCCGCCGCGGCCGCCAACCCAGAGAAGCTTACCCCAGCGCAACTAAAGGCCAAGGCgaaggctgagaaggccgCCAGACGGGCAAAGGTCATTGAGACCAAGGCGGCGGTAGCGGCGGCGACTCCAGCAAAGGAGGCGGGGAAAGGCAAGGGCAAGCAGGACGGGCAACCACCACAGAGCAAGCAACACCGGGGCTCCATGAGCGGGCGGCGGCCGTCCATTGGGGGCCCTCTaatcgagaaggagaaagatGCTAGGAGCGGAATTCCCGAGTGCTTCAGCCATGTTCCCATGGCGAAGCGGCTGCAGTTGTCGCAGACGCACAAGGACGTGGACCCCGCTGTGTTGGTGGCGGGACAGCAGATGGCTGCTTTTGCTATCAAGGATAGTATCTCTCGTCTTGAGGCGACGTTGTTGGCTTTCAAGAAG GTGATTGAATCCTACGAGACTCCCAAGGGGAACTCGTTATCTCGCCATCTTGTGCCGCATGTCCTCAACCCACAAATCGAGTATCTTACCGAGTGCAGACCGATGTGTTTTGCTATGGGCAATGCCATCAGACTGCTCAAGACCAAGATCAACAGTTTTGATATCAACGACCCCGAGGACGAGACAAAGGAGGAGCTTTTGGAGTGGATCGACACCATGATCAACGAGCGCATCAAGCTGGCCGAGTACTTGATCGCGAGGAATGCTGCCGGGttgattgaggagggggagaaggttcTCACATATGGCCGGCACAGGCTGGTCGAGAAGACGCTGTTGAAGGCCAAGGAAATTGGGAAAACGTTTGATGTTACCATCATTGACGACCCGTATGAGCGTGGAGGCCAGACGTTGGCCAAGACTCTTCGTCAGGCGGGGATCAACGTGCTCTACTCGCCAAATCTGGGCGGGTTACGGCCAAAGGTTGCGGGAGCTACGAACGTCATTCTCGGCGGAGAGGCCATCTTTGCTAACGGGTCACTTAATGCTGCCTCTGGCACAGCGGATGTTGCTATGGCGGGTCAGAATGCCGGTGCCAAGGTTACGGTGCTCTGCGAGACGATCAACTTTGACAGAGAGCGTGTGTCGGTGGACGCGCTCACTTACAATGAGATCGATCCCGAAAGGAACACCGCCGAGTGTTTCCGGTTGCTATATGACAACACCCAAGATAAGTATATCAGCGGTGTTGTAACAGAGTTTGAGAGCGGGGGTGGTAATTCTCCAGCCCAGGCTATCCTGGCGCTCTTGCGGATGCGGGAAGATCCCCAGATTGCTTAG
- a CDS encoding hypothetical protein (EggNog:ENOG503P5I6; COG:S), translating into MVSRLVFWTGFGLATRFWQLGIEMRPFFHRKTLWAYPVFGAVGASFGYWLEGVDQRQTQLLEERKNAILEKRARRAEREAAAAAASPSVIQA; encoded by the exons ATGGTCTCTAGACTCGTCTTCTGGACCGGCTTCG GCCTGGCGACGCGCTTCTGGCAGCTCGGCATCGAGATGCGCCCATTTTTCCACAGAAAGACGCTCTGGGCCTACCCCGTCTTCGGCGCCGTCGGTGCGAGCTTTGGATACTGGCTGGAGGGTGTGGATCAGAGACAGACACAGCTCCTGGAAGAGCGCAAGAACGCCATTCTGGAgaagagagcgaggagggcagagagggaggctgcggctgctgctgccagcccTTCGGTTATCCAGGCTTAA
- a CDS encoding hypothetical protein (EggNog:ENOG503NXHN; COG:S) codes for MATASMADAPAPTPPPAPAPPVVRKFKASDLPLSQVKRATIDSLAHSFKKKGGYDAVRKEVWQEFEGQEAEITKEILEVAEREIEKNPAQLLTLERTKAAALIDGALDRSGVYQRAEEMISKLINRGAIEAQLRELRRAEIGDEEAEKERLLGAKTDEEYAAETAARRAHNERVRMELQAIEENKRKLERAIKEKEDAKRREEERAAREARRKKEKEEDERREKERRERREQREREREEEREQRRKEREREREREREERDKDRGRDDSRDRDRRRDRIQVGYDSYRGSGDRSNRDRDRSRNRDRSRDKGRDRDRDRDRDRDRSRKRSAERKTEEVKKPLTKEEQERLEQEALADLLRESKRVAPKQPELEIDPVLVPPPRKSKPVSAIDPIRRDSPKVAAEVKKPEEPVVKETVETKAAPAVKESTDAKPAEPRAEKERRRSRSPSRPARRERSRERDDDRRRPRTRSPRPRHDDRSRSRRRSRSRVRDRRDDRRDRSRSRRRDDRRDDRRDDRRDDRRDDRKVEETPTKRKDEAAIPKETPTKSEARERSRSRPRTARTDDRRDRSRSRHRDRDRTRSPRSRPDRRDRSRSRLRFNRRDRTRSRSRDRRDRDRDRDRDRRDRSRSRNRSREREKKDTATDKDGSKLHPRDRSRSPASMVARPPSRLNQTEKEAWKQAEVKKREQEAKAYLAAQKEAREKGLEEGRRTGERSPEVVKRRVENSDRYQPGERDRERDRDRDRDRDRRDKDRERDRMDYRGGDRYDGDRDRPRDRDRDRDRDRRRDDSRGDRRRSRSRNRSRQRDRDRDRSRNRDRDRDRDRDFRRDRDRSRDRSRDRDRDHSRHRERSRDRDRDRDRSRTRRDRDRRRSRSRG; via the exons ATGGCGACCGCATCAATGGCCGATGCGCcagctcccaccccccctccagcgcCCGCGCCGCCAGTCGTGAGGAAGTTCAAAGCCTCCGATCTCCCCTTGTCACAAGTCAAGCGGGCCACCATCGACAGCCTAGCCCACagcttcaagaagaagggcggtTATGATGCCGTGCGCAAGGAAGTATGGCAAGAATTCGAA GGTCAAGAAGCTGAGATCACCAAAGAAATACTTGAAGTCGCTGAACGAGAAATCGAAAAGAACCCCGCCCAGCTACTAACCCTCGAGCGAACCAAAGCCGCCGCTCTTATCGATGGCGCACTTGATCGATCGGGCGTTTATCAGAGAGCCGAGGAGATGATCAGCAAGCTGATCAACCGGGGCGCTATTGAAGCCCAACTTCGCGAGCTCCGCCGTGCTGAGATaggagatgaggaggcggagaaggaaCGGCTCTTGGGCGCAAAGACTGACGAGGAGTATGCCGCCGAGACAGCCGCGCGCCGTGCGCATAATGAGCGTGTCCGGATGGAGCTTCAGGCGATAgaggagaacaagaggaagttggagagggcgatcaaggagaaggaggatgcgaagcgaagagaggaggaaagggctgccagggaggcgaggaggaagaaggagaaggaggaggatgagcggagggaaaaggagaggagggaaagaagggagcagcgggagagggagagggaggaggagagggaacaGAGACGGAAAGAGCGCGAgagggaaagagaaagagaaagagaggaaagGGATAAGGACCGGGGGCGTGATGACAGTCGGGATAGGGACCGACGACGGGATCGGATCCAGGTTGGATATGACAGCTATCGAGGGTCGGGTGATCGGTCCAACCGGGACCGTGACAGGAGTCGGAACCGTGATCGATCCCGTGAcaaggggagggatagggACCGAGACAGAGATCGTGATCGAGACCGGTCTAGGAAGCGTTCTGCTGAGAGGAAAACCGAAGAGGTCAAGAAGCCGCTTACgaaggaggagcaagagcgCCTGGAACAGGAGGCTCTTGCGGATCTTCTCAGGGAAAGCAAGCGTGTTGCGCCGAAGCAGCCCGAGTTGGAGATCGACCCTGTACTGGTCCCACCGCCTAGAAAGTCAAAGCCGGTTTCGGCCATCGATCCTATTCGGAGAGATTCGCCAAAGGTTGCCGCCGAGGTTAAAAAGCCAGAAGAGCCGGTTGTGAAGGAAACGGTGGAGACCAAGGCGGCTCCTGCCGTCAAGGAGTCAACAGATGCTAAACCTGCCGAGCCGAGAGCCGAAAAGGAGCGTCGGAGGAGTAGGAGTCCTTCGAGGCCCGCTCGTAGGGAACGAAGCAGGGAGCGGGACGATGACCGTCGGCGACCTCGCACCCGGTCACCGCGACCAAGGCATGACGACCGTAGTCGTTCCAGGAGAAGGAGTCGGTCTAGAGTGCGCGATAGGAGAGATGACAGGAGGGACAGAAGTCGTTCACGCAGAAGGGATGATAGGAGGGATGATCGCCGTGACGACCGGCGTGATGACAGGAGAGACGACCGAAAGGTCGAGGAGACCCCCACCAAGAGAAAGGACGAGGCGGCCATTCCAAAAGAAACACCGACCAAATCAGAAGCCCGCGAGCGCAGCCGCTCCCGGCCTCGGACAGCCAGAACAGACGACAGGCGGGACCGCAGCCGTTCCCGCCACCGAGATCGCGACAGAACCCGCTCTCCCCGCTCTAGACCCGACCGCCGCGATCGTTCTCGCTCTCGCTTACGTTTCAACCGTCGTGACAGAACCCGTTCCCGTTCTCGTGATCGCCGGGATAGAGACCgcgacagagacagagataGACGAGACAGATCGCGCTCTCGCAACCGTAGCCGAGAGCGCGAAAAGAAGGATACTGCCACCGATAAAGACGGCAGCAAACTCCACCCCCGAGACCGGTCCCGCTCCCCGGCTTCCATGGTCGCCCGCCCGCCCTCCCGCCTCAACCAGACGGAAAAGGAGGCTTGGAAACAagccgaggtcaagaagagggagcaggAAGCTAAGGCCTATCTTGCGGCGCagaaggaggcgagggagaaggggctggaggaggggaggaggacgggggagaggagtCCGGAGGTTGTGAAGAGGCGGGTGGAGAATAGCGATCGGTATCAACCCGGGGAGAGGGATCGGGAGAGAGATCGGGATAGGGatagagacagagacaggaGGGACAAAGATAGAGAGAGGGACAGGATGGATTACAGGGGGGGGGATAGGTATGATGGTGATCGGGACAGGCCGAGGGATAGGGATCGTGACCGTGACCGTGACAGGAGAAGAGATGATAGCAGGGGtgacaggaggaggagcaggtcgCGGAATCGGAGCCGGCAGAGAGACCGGGACAGGGACAGAAGCAGGAACCGCGACAGAGACAGGGACAGAGATCGGGATTTCAGACGGGATAGGGATAGGAGCAGAGACAGAAGTCGGGACAGAGACCGTGATCACAGCCGACATCGCGAGAGGAGTCGTGATCGGGATAGGGATAGGGACAGGAGCCGGACTCGCAGGGATCGTGACAGGCGACGGAGCAGAAGCCGGGGTTAA
- a CDS encoding hypothetical protein (EggNog:ENOG503P03G; COG:E; COG:G), whose translation MAAANNDDDVERQQLHPEPQAAEAEKPRPTTVQRGGLHPIFYILAWIFFSNLTILFNKWMIDGRGFKYPVILTCWHLVFATVATQILARTTHLLDGRKNIKMTGRIYLRAIVPIGLLYSASLVCSNMVYLYLSVAFIQMLKAAAPVAVLLTAWAWGVEEPSLKRFLNILFIVAGVGLASLGEINFSMAGFLFQVGGIVFEAMRLIMIQVLLSGEDMKMDPLVSLYYYAPVCAVMNVIVAIGSEANRFDFGDVGRAGAGLLVLNAMVAFMLNVSSVFLIGKTSGLVMTLTGILKNILLVIISVMIWKTNITAIQFVGYAIATAGLAYYSLGWEQTVAISVGVWVYAKSLWERVAGSYSPLSQGEGGGSQEGTGRLPAAVKRALIMGLVVVTVVVLVAGFLYGSGGPATGPVSKEVEEIGQGA comes from the exons ATGGCTGCGGCCAAcaacgatgatgatgtcgagagGCAGCAGTTGCACCCTGAGCCTCAGGCGgcagaggccgagaagcCGCGCCCGACGACGGTTCAGCGGGGAGGATTACACCCCATCTTTTACATCTT AGCGtggattttcttttccaacTTGACGATTCTGTTCAACAAGTGGATgattgatgggagggggttca AATATC CCGTGATCCTCACCTGCTGGCACCTCGTCTTCGCAACCGTAGCAACCCAAATCCTAGCCcgcaccacccacctcctcgacgGCCGCAAGAACATCAAAATGACCGGCCGCATCTACCTCCGCGCCATCGTCCCCATCGGCCTCCTCTACTCGGCCAGCCTGGTCTGCTCCAACATGGTCTACCTCTACCTCTCAGTCGCCTTCATCCAGATGCTCAAAGCCGCCGCCCCCGTCGCGGTCCTGCTCACGGCCTGGGCCTGGGGGGTCGAGGAGCCCTCGCTCAAGCGcttcctcaacatcctcttcatcgtcgccGGCGTCGGTCTCGCTTCCCTAGGCGAGATCAACTTTTCCATGGCTGGTTTCCTGTTCCAGGTTGGGGGGATCGTGTTTGAGGCTATGAGGTTGATCATGATTCAGGTTTTGCTGAGCGGGGAGGACATGAAGATGGACCCGCTGGTGAGCTTGTATTACTACGCTCCCGTCTGCGCGGTGATGAATGTGATTGTGGCTATTGGGAGCGAGGCGAACAGGTTTGACTTTGGGGATgtggggagggcgggggcggggttgttggtgctgaATGCGATGGTGGCGTTTATGTTGAATGTTTCGAGTGTTTTCCTC ATCGGAAAGACCTCGGGGCTGGTAATGACCCTGACGGGCATCCTCAAAAACATTTTGCTGGTCATCATCTCGGTCATGATCTGGAAGACAAACATCACGGCGATCCAGTTTGTGGGTTACGCCATCGCCACGGCAGGGTTGGCGTATTACTCCCTCGGGTGGGAGCAGACGGTTGCCATCTCGGTCGGTGTCTGGGTGTACGCCAAGAGcttgtgggagagggtggcaGGGAGTTACTCGCCGCTCAgccagggggagggaggaggaagtcaAGAAGGAACGGGGAGGTTACCTGCGGCTGTGAAGAGGGCGTTGATCatggggttggttgttgtgacggtggtggtgctggtggctggGTTCCTTTATGGGAGCGGGGGGCCGGCTACGGGGCCGGTGtcgaaggaggttgaggagattGGGCAGGGGGCATAA